The Vidua chalybeata isolate OUT-0048 chromosome 17, bVidCha1 merged haplotype, whole genome shotgun sequence genome contains the following window.
GGCCCCTCCGGACCCCCGGCCCCGCACTCACCATCGccagcggcggggccgggcagcgtGTAGGGGGGCTCCAGGGGGGCGTAGGGGGGCGCAGGGGCCCCGGCGGCCGGGAACGCCTCCGCTTTCAGCTTCTTCACCAGGAAGGAGCGGGGCatggcggggccgggcagcgctGGACACCTCCGGTACCGGCACCGccaccggccccggcccccacaccggccccggcccccccctccccggccccggcgctcGGCCCCGGCGGTGCGCACGGAGAGGCGCGGGGAGGCGAGTGCGAGGGGCGGGGAGGCGGCAGGgcggcgaggaggaggaggaggaggaggaagagaaggaggtggggaagagggggaggaggaggaaggcaggcggtcggggggggagggggctgcTTCGCCCGGCCGCGCCCGGagcccccccagagccccccgagCCGCCGGTAGCGCGGGGTGCCCCGGGCATCACGACACTGTGGGGTCCCTGGTCCCTCCCCCTGGttcctccccccaccccggcCACGGAcaatggggacacagggggacgGGGGGGAGACGGGAGGGGGGGCACATGCCTCTGCCTCCCACCGCCTTTGTCTCCCTGCCGCCAGTCCCCAGGGCCAGGGAAGGACGGGTCTGCCGGGCGGGAgtcctcatccccatccctgtccccatccatgtcccctgccccattcctgtcccctgtccctgtctccatccctgtcctgttCCTGCTTCTtgtccctttctcctttccttgtccTTGTTCCTATCCCTGTTCCCAGTTCTCATTCCCATCCATCTTCCCTGCTCTCATCTCTGTCCACAGACCCTTTCCACTgactctttcccttctcccttccgCTGTACCTTTTTCTCTGTCCTCAAccctttcccctcttccctgctCTCATCTCTGTCCCACCTCTctcttgtccccatccctgctcacTGATCCCATCCCTCTTTTCCCaccttctctccccttcccatgtccctgtcccacttTCAGTCCCCAGGAAGCACTGTGACCTTCGGAGCCACAACAATAGCCAGGCTCGTGGCAGCTCATTGTTCCCGGCCAGAGCCCCCACTCTTACTCCCCCCTCCTCTCACTGGAGCCCCCACTCCCACTCCCCCCCTCCTCTCTGCGCTCcgctgcaggcagctgctggtccggggctgcctttccctgcagttGTGCCATCTGAAGGCCGGAGTTGTGCCATCTGAGGGCCACTGGGTGACACGGGGACCTGACTGGCAGCTGGCCGTGCTTTCCCTGAGCCTTGTGCAATGCCCAGAGTGTTGCAGCACTTAATAAGGACGGTCCCTCTGCTGTCACCACAGGCAGAGTGCTGGCAcggggcagccctgggcacaccAGTCCCTTTGGccagggatgtggcactgggtcTGGGAACCAAAAGCAGCATTCCCACAGGCAGCACCATGGGCCTGCCTGCTTGCAGCCATGTCTGCTACTTCAGTCATGCCCAGAGCCACATCTGGAGCCAGCTCTGCATCGCAGTGCCCCTGCTCACTGCTTTGTGTGGTACTCCACAGCCCAGggcatcccatggcatcccacAGTATCCTATAACCCAGGGCATCTCACAGCCCACATCATtccacagcatcccacagcatctCACAGCATCTGATATCCCACAGTATCCCacagcatctcacagcattcCACAGCTAAGTGCATCCCATAGCTCACAGCATCccccatcccagagcatcccatATCCACAGCACTCCACATCCTACAggatcccagggctgctccccatGTGGGCTGGGGTCTCTCCACTTGCTCCCGCAGCGCTTGGCCAGGGATTGCCGGCAGCACCACGAGTCCCATCTGTCCCTGCAGCGCTGCCCTGACGTCAAGGCTCTGCCAAGTTCAAGGTCACCTCTCCCGCAGGGCTGCGGCCCCGAGGGGACATCGCCTGCCGGGCTGCTCGCGGCATCCCACACACACTCTGGGCTCCTGGCCTCCGCTCCCTGATTTATTTATCCGTGCGTGTGCCTGTTCTCTCCTGGAAGGCACGCTGGCAGAACGGGCGATTACTTACGCCCTAGTTGGGCCTGCCTGCCCGCTGCCTGCCACTGCCTGCCCGCTgcccgctgcccgcccgcccgctgcctgctgcctgcctgcccgCTGCCCTGGGATTTTGTCTCTCTCCAGGCTGCGGTGTAATAAGGGAGGTAATTAAGTGtaaaaggcaggaggagggagggatgggaggggggagcagccccggctccTTTCGGAGGCAGGGGACTGCGATAATGTATGGTAATAACCGCAGCCAGCCCTGCCGAGCTGATAGCGCTGACGGCAGCGCCTGGGcccccccaaacctgcccccgccactgtggggagggggagcagcGCCAGAAAAAAGGCTCAGCCTTCCTCCACCGGGTTTGTGCCTTCCTGAGCAGCTGTATGGAAATAATTCCCATCGGAGGCAATTGTTTCCTCGACAAGAGGGAGGGGTCTGCAGGGGTACTGTGggtgaggggttttgggggctcCCAAGGGCAGGATCATCCTCTTGGGGGGCAGGAGAAGAGAGGTCAGATCCCTACTCCAGCTCCCAGTCTACCCACAAGGGACATATCCTGCTACTGGAATGAGACAAACTGTCCGGCGGTGCCCCCACATCTCCCACCAGTCCTCAGCTCCCTCATCCTCCATGGATCCTGGACAAGGGCTGTGGGGTCAGCCAGGATCTGCCAGAGGATGCCCACTAGTGCCAGGAGGCAGAGCCCCcactccttccctctctgctgcctcagctgcaggaCCCCCACCACTGCCAGCTTGGGGGGCTGCTGGCCATTAGGTATTCCAATCTCGTTCTTCCCAGAGGCGTCCGGGTCGCAGCCGGAGCCCCGAAGTGGCTCCAATCCGTGGTCTGGTGCTGCCGCCGGCGCAGGGAGCAGATGCCAGACAAAGGGCCGGGGACAAAGGCCCGGCTGCCTCGTGCCCCAGGGAAGGGGCGCAGGCGCGTGCAGGGCACCTGTGCTGTCCCATCCCGGGGCTGCTACTGCCCTGACCTCCCGTGCCTGCCATGTCCCAGTGTCCATtcagcccctgccctggctggcatGGCTGGGGCACAGTTAGGTACCAGGTGGGCCAACCCTGGCACTGGCGCTGTGCCACCGCTGCCACGGGccctctgcctgcactgctctggTGCGAAGCTCTGCTGCGGCCCCCCCCATTCAGCTCTGCCCACCTCAAGGTGCAGCGGGGCTGAAATGGGGTGCAGGGGGGCACAGGGCTatggggagggagcagaaaGCATGGATGGGACCACAGCAGAGGGTGGCAAACATCACACATGTCACTCCAGTCCcactgtgcctcagtttccccagctgCTATTGGGGGCCTTGTGAATGTTCCGTGTTCCCCCACCACCCCCCTCCCCACGGCCGCCTTTGTCCCCACTTCCCACAGCCGGCTGCAAACCCCCTGTCTGGGGGCAGCTGCCATAGCACAGGGCCAGGAACGCCACCGGTGCTGCCGGGcgcagctggggctgtgcccacccaCAGAGTCCAGGGGGGCTTTAGGGCACGATGCCAAACTGTGCCGGATCCCCCAGGGGAAGGGACTGGGCATGGCCCAGTTGAGAGGTACCCAGGTGGGGGGCACTGGCACAGACAGCCCCCTCAACATGGggggtgcaggcagcagggaggcagagggcTGAGTAAAACACCTTCTATTACTTTCACAGGATGGAACATCCCGTGCCCAAGCTGGGGACAAAGCCCTGGAGATGCTGcgccctggcagagcccatcAGGGAGCCGTGTCTGCAGCCGTCCTGGTCCCAGCgctgcttcccagccagccagccTCACTGATTTTGGGAGTTCATGCTGGCAAGAGCAGCGGTTTTGGGGCATCCACCCCACTcatgctgggcactgcaggctgCAGTAGTCAGCAGATTTGAAAAGGCCATAGACGTTGACAAGGGGGAACATGATCAGTGCCCCGAGGAGGgagcccagctgctccagcgCCCCGTACCACACCAGCGCGCTGCGGCTGCGGCTCCGCAGGATCACCCCGGCCATCACCTTCATGTAGGAGAGCGTCCCGGTGAACAGCACCCAGGAGAGGACCTGCTGGCACAGGTGGAAAAGTGGTCAGGGCCAGGGTTTCCCTACTGTGGGGACATTGTGGTGAGGTCAGGTCCAGGTGTGGCATCAAAGACCTCCCTGAGTGAGAGGGACACCGTGACTTACAATGATGACATCGCCCCACTGGGACTGCTGGAGGAGTGGGCAGGGACTCATCACTGCAATGGCCATGTTGTAGGCACCAAAGCCTGTCCCTGCCATTGTGAGGATGACCATCAGGGTCAGGGACCTGCAAGGGACATGTGAGCGTCACTGGAGAACACTAACATTCCCTGGTGAGCAGCACAGACATGCAGCACATTCCAGCTCCTTGCTGGCTCCATCCTCCTTTCCTGGGGTgtctgtgctgccaggacaTGGACACCCCACAGGCCCTCTCCCACCCGCTGCCCACAACCCCAACCCTTGCAAAGTAGGGGCCGCTCTTGGGGCAGAAGCCTCTGGTGTGCACCCCGCTGCCACCCCCAGGGCCCTGCAACTCACCTGCTGGGCAGGAACATGGCCATGATGCAGGCCAGGGGATTGGACATGGAGCTGAGCGTGGCTGCCAGGTGGTACGTGGTGTGTCCGTAGGGCAGGCAGGAGTAGGACTGCACCGATGGCAGGACCCCGTTTGTTAGGGCGCTCACCCAGGCGATGAGGAGGTAGATGAGGGTGAGCTGGGTTAGGGAGTAGGAGATCTTCTGTGGCACGATGTCCCCAGGTTCCTTGGGATCCTTTGGGCAtgagcagcctctgctcaggTGCGAGTCAGCTCCCTCATCAAGGATCTGGTCAAATGAGTTCAGCACAATGCTGCTGGGAAAGAGGTGCTGCTGAGAGAGCTCCCACACCTTGGGCTGCCGGGTGAGGAAGAAGAAGGCCAGCAAACAGGTCAGCATCATTGCAGTCATGAGCAGGAAAAAGATGAGGGTGGAGAAGTTGGGTGGGAGGTAGCGGGTCTCCAGATGGAAGATGGTGCTCTCCACGGTCTCATTGCTGGTGGTGATGTTGACCTTGTAGCTTACGTTGGTGCAGCTGGAGATACCAGAGCCCTGGCCCAGGGCAATGAGAGAAGGGATCAGCCCACTTAGCCCTTCGCCTATGAAGAAGGTGTTTGTGtactggggctgcagctgcatcATGAAGGGCAGGAAAGT
Protein-coding sequences here:
- the SLC52A3 gene encoding solute carrier family 52, riboflavin transporter, member 3 isoform X3, which produces MALLTHLLASAFGMGSWVAINGLWVELPLLVTVLPEQWYLPSYITIIIQMANVGPLFVTLLNRFRPGLLKETAVIYAIVSMGVIACLLLAFLWSHTSLIAGTSHSIPFLILTFFLALVDCTSSVTFLPFMMQLQPQYTNTFFIGEGLSGLIPSLIALGQGSGISSCTNVSYKVNITTSNETVESTIFHLETRYLPPNFSTLIFFLLMTAMMLTCLLAFFFLTRQPKVWELSQQHLFPSSIVLNSFDQILDEGADSHLSRGCSCPKDPKEPGDIVPQKISYSLTQLTLIYLLIAWVSALTNGVLPSVQSYSCLPYGHTTYHLAATLSSMSNPLACIMAMFLPSRSLTLMVILTMAGTGFGAYNMAIAVMSPCPLLQQSQWGDVIIVLSWVLFTGTLSYMKVMAGVILRSRSRSALVWYGALEQLGSLLGALIMFPLVNVYGLFKSADYCSLQCPA
- the SLC52A3 gene encoding solute carrier family 52, riboflavin transporter, member 3 isoform X2 encodes the protein MQWEVRGVHSQQSSCPGHSAPSTAASLAGPDTQPRAMALLTHLLASAFGMGSWVAINGLWVELPLLVTVLPEQWYLPSYITIIIQMANVGPLFVTLLNRFRPGLLKETAVIYAIVSMGVIACLLLAFLWSHTSLIAGTSHSIPFLILTFFLALVDCTSSVTFLPFMMQLQPQYTNTFFIGEGLSGLIPSLIALGQGSGISSCTNVSYKVNITTSNETVESTIFHLETRYLPPNFSTLIFFLLMTAMMLTCLLAFFFLTRQPKVWELSQQHLFPSSIVLNSFDQILDEGADSHLSRGCSCPKDPKEPGDIVPQKISYSLTQLTLIYLLIAWVSALTNGVLPSVQSYSCLPYGHTTYHLAATLSSMSNPLACIMAMFLPSRSLTLMVILTMAGTGFGAYNMAIAVMSPCPLLQQSQWGDVIIVLSWVLFTGTLSYMKVMAGVILRSRSRSALVWYGALEQLGSLLGALIMFPLVNVYGLFKSADYCSLQCPA
- the SLC52A3 gene encoding solute carrier family 52, riboflavin transporter, member 3 isoform X1, which produces MRPGKAHQDPHPGQEGTISSLEGGRGVHRACRGQSGAGLGCASHTLVACRREAVLPTQAVVMGGQGQDLEGSDLISPFIKVSPPSTAASLAGPDTQPRAMALLTHLLASAFGMGSWVAINGLWVELPLLVTVLPEQWYLPSYITIIIQMANVGPLFVTLLNRFRPGLLKETAVIYAIVSMGVIACLLLAFLWSHTSLIAGTSHSIPFLILTFFLALVDCTSSVTFLPFMMQLQPQYTNTFFIGEGLSGLIPSLIALGQGSGISSCTNVSYKVNITTSNETVESTIFHLETRYLPPNFSTLIFFLLMTAMMLTCLLAFFFLTRQPKVWELSQQHLFPSSIVLNSFDQILDEGADSHLSRGCSCPKDPKEPGDIVPQKISYSLTQLTLIYLLIAWVSALTNGVLPSVQSYSCLPYGHTTYHLAATLSSMSNPLACIMAMFLPSRSLTLMVILTMAGTGFGAYNMAIAVMSPCPLLQQSQWGDVIIVLSWVLFTGTLSYMKVMAGVILRSRSRSALVWYGALEQLGSLLGALIMFPLVNVYGLFKSADYCSLQCPA